The sequence below is a genomic window from Dyadobacter chenwenxiniae.
AATATGGCCCCGAAGCTATGGATTTTGTGCATGGCGGAAAGGTAATGTCGCACGCAACGGGCAGTCCGAAACCGTGGAAAAAGAATTACATGCTGAGCTTTTTGAAGGGGAACCCGCCATCCCTTTCCGATCGCGCCTATTGGAATAACACCAATGATGCAGTCCGGCTCTATCCCGGCTATTATGTTGGATTAAAACAGCTGGAAATGAAAGTGGCAACTTTCCTGGGAAGATTTTACAAAAGGTATTAACGAAAAAGTGATGAAAGGACTACTGTCGGAATTCAGATTGTACCTGTGCAATCACTGGATCAAACACATTCCCAGCAACCGGATCAGGCTGTGGTATTACCGCAATGTAATGCAGTTCAGCATTGAGAAGGGAAGTCACATTTTCATGGGCTGCACATTCGACTCGGCCAAAAACCTGACCATAGGACGCAATTCGGTGGTAAATGCCAATTGCAGGATCGATAATCGGGGGACAATTAACATTGGCGAAAATGTATCTGTCTCCAATGAAGTGTGCATTCTCACAGGCGATCATGACATGGACTCTGAGGATTTCCTCGGACGCGACTATCCGGTGAGCATCGGCAGTTATGCATGGATCGGGACAAGGGCCATGATCTTGCCGGGTGTGCAGGTTGGAGAAGCTGCGGTTGTAGCAGCTGGCGCAGTAGTGACACGGCCGGTGAAGCCATTCGATGTGGTAGCAGGGGTTCCGGCCAAAAAAATTCGTGAACGTGCTTTTAATAAGGCCTTTACCTATTCCAACGATTATAAAAGATTGTTTCAGTAAGCAGTTTTCCAAATCAAAATGTCTATGCTGATTTCCATTTGTATACCCACTTATTCACGTCTGGAATATCTGAAACAGTCGGTGCAGAGCTGTCTGGACCAGACTTATCAGAACATTGAGATATGCGTGTCCCAGGACCCCAAAAAAGACGGCCCCGACCCGGATATCATGGAATGGTGCCAGGAACAGGCGCAGAAACTGCCCTTTTTTACATACAACCTCAATATTGGAAATCTCGGACTGGCAGGCAACTGGAACGAATGTGTGCAGATCGCTTCCGGCAAATACATGATCATTATCGGGGACGACGATATCCTGATGCCCGATTTCATCCAGTCGCTTGTGGACTTACTGGACTCGGGGCACGTGGATGTAGCATTCAGCAACCAATATTTTATTGATGAAAAAGGCCAGATCCTGCATGCTTACACCGAAGAGGCCAATGCCACTTACCATCGCACTAATCTGCCGCACGGTCGCATTTCAGACGCGGTATCAACTGTTTTGAACAACAGTGTGCCTATGTCAGCAGCATTGATCCGGCGCGATCTGCTGTTGCAACACAACTTTGATAACAGCCTTAACACACCTGAATTTGAGGTCTTCCTGAAAATTGCTGTGAACGGAGGAATTTTCGTCTATCATGCTGAACAACTCGCCTGTTACCGGGTTCATTCACTTGCCGCAACTTCGGGCGGCCTCACTATTGACAAATTGCTTCGCAATGTGATCAGTATCGACGTGCCTGCTCACTATCAGAAACAGAAATACGAATTTGTATCATCCAAACTGATACCGGGCATCAACATGAGTCTGCGCAGGGGCGATAAAGCACTGGCACTGGCATTCATGAACAGCCCATATTACCCAAAAAACAAAATGCATATCAGACTGGCACAAGCGATGATCTCAGCCTTGCCATCCTGGGCTATACAAAGAATATTATAAATGCCTGAAATGAAGATACTGTTCATTTGCCCATCCCTTGAAGAAGGATCTGACGGCGTCGGAGACTATGCACGGCGTATGTCTTCCGAAGTGATCAGGGCAGGCCATCACGCATCAATCATTGCATTGAACGACACACATTTACACCCGCATCATCAGGAACGGGTCCAGTATGACAGAGGTCTTGCGATCAGGGTCCTCAGGCTGTCCAGCCGCCTCCCCTGGGGTGAACGGATTGTACTGGCAGGCAACTTCATCCGACTCATAAGGCCCGATTGGATAAGCCTGCAATATGTGCCTTACGGGTTTCAAAAAAAAGGGTTACCATTTGGTCTGGGCAGCTCATTGAAAAAAATAACAACCGGAATTCCGTGCCACATCATGTTTCACGAGATGTGGGTGGGCATAACCCGACTTTCTCCACTCAAACACAAGATTTACGGCTTTTTCCAGGCCAGGATTGCGCGGGATCTTGTGGAAAAGCTCAATCCGAAAATCATCACAACCAGCAACAGGCTCTATCAGCTTGTGTTGGAAAATAAACATATAAAAGCAGGCATACTGCCGCTTTTCAGTAACATTTCACTAATGCCCAAAGACGATCAATTTGCTGATTCTGTTTACAGGCAGCTTGGGATAGCACCTCATGAGCGCCAGCATCATGTAGTGATCGGATTGTTCGGAAGCCTTTATCCTGGCTGCGACCTCGAGAGCACAATCCGGGAGCAGTATCTGTCCGCACTGGCAGTGAGCAAGAAGCTGGTTTTCATTGCTTTCGGGCGCATAGGCGCGAAGGAAGAATACGAGAAGCTGAAAACGCAATTTGAAAGCGAAGTAACATTTGCCAATCTGGGTGAGTTACCAGAAGCCAAAGTTTCTACCATGCTGCAATTGCTCGACAAGGCGATTTCAGGCACGCCTCGCCAGCATTACGGCAAAAGCGGGGTGTACGCAGCCATGAAATTACACCGACTTGAAGTACTGACCTCCGCATGGAGCTCAATTCCCGAATATGACAGAGAAATTAGCGATTACAATGATTTCCTCGAAGAAAGGCCCTCTGAGCAATGGAGCACACAATTTGTTTCAAATGAATTCCTGAACATGCTTGTCAATAGCAACGCAAAAGCAACCGTGCCAAAATTAACGTAACTGATATGGATCGTTTTCTTACAATTGACTCAACGAAGGGCGGCAACGGGGATATCTGGATGCGCCTGGTAGGCTTCTACGCCGTCGCTGATCTCCTGCCCGGTTTCAAGCTGCGGATCTGCATTCCTTCCTATTTCAGAACGCTTGCAGAATTCGCGTTTGGCGACAAACTTACCATTGTAACAGACAGCTCCTTTAAGGTTGACCTCGAATACACCAACTTGGGAATCAGACATTTATATAAAGATTTATTAAAGGGAAAACGCTTCATTTCGCCTTATCAGCGCGCTGTTATTCAGGATAAAAAGAAAAAAGAATTAAAAGATTACGTCAACACCTGGATCTTCAACGCAGCAGACCGGCTGGGGGTTGTTCAGATTCCTGCTGCCAAGTGGATTTCGGGCTATCAGGGCTATCTGGACATTATCGGAATTAAGAAATTACGTCACATTTCTTACGAAAACTTTACAATCCAGGTTGAAAAACAGCATGTGCGGTTGATTGAGAAATTTCGGCAACCCGTTCCCGCTTCCGTCGAGCTCAACATTCCCGGGGACCTGAAAGAATATACCGTCGTTTTCCCAAACGGGACTGGCAGACAGTTCGTACCGCTCTGGTGGGCCAAGAAACACATGCCGGACGCCTATTACGCCTTTTTTGCAAATGATAGCTATGCTGATACATTCAAGAACGCAGGGCTGAAAATCATACGGTTTTACCGATCCGAAGACATTATCAGGCTGGCCCAGGAGGCAAGATGGACGGTCAGCACCGACAGCTTTCCATCGCACTTGCTGCAAACAGCGACGAACAAATGTACCATTCTGATCACGGGAACGCTGAAAGGCAGGATCGTATCACCCGCATTCAAAGGAAAAGTGGTTGACGCGGACGCAACTTGTCACCCTTGTCTGCATCTCGCCAGAGACCTGCACCCACTTTGCGCTGCCGGTCACAGTGAATGTATCAACTGGCACCTGCACGCATACACATCCAATATTCTGAAGTCGGTATGCGAACTAGCTGACCATTCCTAACCCCATAAAACATGAAAATTTCTGTTTGCATTCCCACCTACAACCAAGCAGCCTACGTCGGGCTTACCATACGTAGCGTAATGGTGCAAACTTTGTTGCCCGACGAGATCATTGTTTCCGACGATTGCAGCACCGACGAAACCTGGGAAATTCTGAAAAAGCTGGCAACCGAAATAGGCATAATGAGCATTATCCGCCAGAAAAGCAACAAAGGGCTCGCTGGCAACACCGACGATAGCTTGCGGGCAGCAACAGGCGATTACATCGTTAAACTCGACTCCGACGATGCGCTATTCCCGGATTATATTAAAACGCTTTCCACATTGCTGACCGAGCATCCGCAGGCAGGTTACGCGCACGCGGCGGTACGTGAGATAGACCACAATGGCTACGCCGGAGAACCCAGGAGGCTGCTGCGCGGCGCAGGATTTGTTACCAGCGAGAACGCATTGAAATGGGCCTTGAAGGGATATCGCGTTGCTGCGAACATCCTGATGTTCAGGAGAGAGGCGCTGGAAAAAGCGGGTTACATTCAATGCCGACAGGATTTTGCCGAGGACTATTTTTTGTCGGTTTGCATTGCGAAAGCAGGATATGGCAATGTTTATAGCCCTGAAATCCTTTCTGCCTACCGGGTTTGGACGGACCAGGGGAATGTAAGGAAGAAACGTAAACTGGCAGAAATCAATGGTCTGAATGCGGTATTCAATTATGCGTTAACGCCCGCTTTCGAGCAGCTCTCCTGGGATTTAAAACCCGTCGAGCGCGCAAAGCAACACTTCGCCATTACGCATTCGGGATGCCTTTCGTGGGATGTGTATAACCAGGAAGAAAAGAGGGATCTTGAAACGGCAATTCTTCAATTATCTTCAACAACCGCCACAAAATTTTATATATGGAGTCACAAACACGGCTTCGGAAAAGTGATTGAACTGTATCAAAGTTCTACTGCGACAATCAAGAAATACGTCAAAAAACTGATTTTAACCAAGCCACGGACCCGATGAAAGTGCTTGTCTCACATCCTACCGGTAATGCAAATGTCCGTGCCATCGCGAAGGGTCTTGCCGAGGCAGGTAACCTCCATAGCTTCTATACGACCATTGCCACATTTCCGGATACGACATTGGATCTGCTCGCGCGGCTGCCCGGATTATCGGAGCTGAAACGAAGAAATTTTGACCCGGAGATCCAGGCCCGCACCCACACCTACCCGTGGCTTGAAATGGGGAGGATGATCAGCAACAAAGCAGGCTTTAAATCATTAACAGCCCACGAGTCTGGCGTGTTTTGTATCGACAAGGTGTATCACAGCCTGGACAGATATGTCGCTTCTCAATTGCCCGGCCTCCAGAAGAGCGGGCTGAATGTGGTTTATGCCTATGAAGACGGTGCGCTCGAAACATTCAGACAGGCTAAAAAGCTTGGGATCACCTGTGTGTACGAACTGCCGATCGCTTTCTGGGAAACCAGCCGCAAATTGTTGCTGGAAGAAGCCGCACGACTTCCCGAATGGTCCGAAACACTCGCCGGCGGCATTAGCGACTCAGAAAAAAAGCTGCAACGCAAAAGCATGGAACTTGACCTGGCCGACATTATAGTCACACCAGGAAGCTTCGTCGCGGATTCGCTCGGAACACTTGCCCTCGAGAAAAAACTGGTTGTTTCGCCATTTGGCTCACCTGAAAACAATTTGTCAACCAAAAAAACGAGACGTAACAACCGTCCGCTTCGGGTCCTGTTTGCCGGAAGCATGGGTCAGCGGAAAGGATTAGCCGATCTTTTTGAAGCAATCAAAATACTGGATACCGACGAAATAGAACTGGTCGTACTGGGAAGCCTGCTACGTGAATTATCCTTTTACCGGAACAAGCTTACCCGTTTTACCTACGAGCCCACACGTCCGCACGCCGACGTGCTCACCCTGATGCGCAGCTGTGACGTTTTTTGCCTGCCGTCCATCGTCGAAGGACGCGCGCTGGTGATACAAGAGGCCATGAGCCAGGGATTACCTGTCATCATCACAGCAAATACGGGAGGAAGAGACCTCGTCATCGACGGCGGAACCGGGTTTGAGGTTCCTATCCGAAGTCCGGGTGCTATTGCTGAAAAGCTCAGATGGTTTCTGGATAATACAGACCAACTGGATCAAATGAGCATTAATGCACAACGGCACGCAGCCAGTTATTCCTGGGCCGGTTACACCAATAAGATTATTCTTGAAATAGAAAAATATCAAAAAAACTGCCTAGCAAATGATTCAAGCCAATACGTGGGATAGCTATTTAGAGATGGAAGAGGAAATCAACCCGGAGATACTTCGGCAGCAACGGGTCCTATCCCAAATTAGAAAGGGGATCTGGCTGTATTTCTGGCTGCTGATCCTGGAAGGAGCATTACGCAAATGGGTGTTCCCGAGCCTGGCCACTCCCCTGCTGATTGTTCGTGATCCTGTCGCGATCGGTGTGCTTTTTCTGGCATTCAGGGAGGGCTTTTTCCGGAGTAACCCCTATACCATTATCGCCCTGCTGGTAACATTTGCGTCGTTTCTGCTCACCCTTTTTGTGGGTCATGGCGATATTACCGTGGCCGTTTATGGCGCCAGGATTATGCTGATCCAATTCCCGCTTCTGTTTTTAATCGGCATCGTTTTCACATACGAGGACGTGATCAAAATCGGACGTGTACTGCTCATTATCACACCTTTCATGACCATTCTGATGGCCATGCAGTTTTACAGTCCGCAATCAGCCTGGGTCAATCGCGGGATCGGCGGAGACGTCACGGGCGGGGGATTTAGCGGGGCAATGGGCTTTTTCCGCCCTCCCGGCACCTTTTCCTTCATTACAGGACTGGCTTCCTTTTATGGGTTTGTTGCCATTTATGTTGTGTTCTTCTGGCTCGACAAATCCAGTCAGATCAACAGATGGCTGCTGGTGGTTGCGACGGGTTGCATGCTTGCCGCTATCCCCATGTCGATCAGCCGTACACTGCTTTTTGAGGTGGTCATTGCTTTCTTGTTTGGTTTACTGGCCGCTTCCCGGCAACCTGCCTACATGCCACGCATGGCCGGAACATTGGTGGCAGGGATTATCCTGTTTGTGCTGCTGTCCAACTTTGGCTTTTTCCAAACAGCCACCGAAGCATTCATTTCCCGCTTCGAGTCGGCCGACCGGGTCGAAGGCGGGCTGAAAGGAACGTTAGGCGACCGCTTTTTGGGTGGGATGATCACAGCCGTTACAGAAACCACCGAACAGTCGCTCTTCGTGGGAAAAGGGCTTGGTATGGGCACAAATGCTGGTGCTAAGCTGATGACGGGAACCAACCGTTTTTTGATCTCAGAGGGAGAATGGGGCCGCATTATCGGTGAAATGGGACTGGTGCTGGGCCTGGCAACGATCCTGCTTCGCGTACACCTGATCGCCCGCATGACCATTAACGCCGTGCGCGCATTGCGTGCGGAGAATTTTTTACCCTGGATGCTGATCGGTTTTTCGCTGGTTAACATTCTGCAAGGCCAGTGGGCACAGCCTGCTTCCCTTGGCTTTGCCGTCCTTTCGGGTGGACTGATCCTGGCCGCACTGAAAGGCCCCGACTATGATGACGATTTAGAAACAGAGCATATCGAGACCGAAGAAGTTCCTCATTAAAACCCACTCCTCATCGTTCACCTTGCCAACGTTATGAACATTGTATTTTTTTCGCACCCGGTTTTTCTCGGCTCTATCAGCACCCAGCGCTACGCCAAATGGCTGGTGGACGGAATGAGAGAGCGCGGTCATCAGGTGCAGCTATGGATCCCTGAACCCCAATGCTTTAACATTCCCGGCCCCGCCAATTTCAAAAAGTGGATGGGTTACATTGATCAGTATATCCTGTTTCCCCGTCAGGTAAAAAAATTGATCAAAAAACAACCAAAGGACACACTATATGTGCTTACGGATCATTCACTTGGTATTTGGGCACCGCTGATCCGGGACTATAACCACATTGTCCATTGCCACGATTTTCTCGCACAATTCTCGGCCATGGGCCTTATTCCTGAGAACAGGAACAGCTGGAGCGGCAGGAAATACCAGGAAATGATTCGCAAAGGGTTTCTTTCAGCAAAAAATTTTATATCAATTTCCGAAAAAACAAGAGACGACCTGCATATTCTCCTCGGCCACCGGCCCGCTGTTTCTGAAATGGTTTACAACGGGCTTGTACAGTCCTGCAAACCAAGCGAAAGCCCGGCTGAAGCATTGTCATCACTGGCAGCAGAAACCGGAATTGAACTCAAAAACGGCTATTTACTGCATGTAGGAGGTAATCAGTGGAACAAGAACCGAAAGGGAGTTATTGAGATCTATTCCAAATGGCGTGTGAAATTTACCAATCAGAAACCCCTGCTAATGATAGGCCCTGAGCCGGATGACGTGATAAAAAAAGCACACGCATCGTCGGCATACAGGGATGACATTCATTTTTTGGTAAATAAGGCCGATTCATTTGTAATGCTTGCTTATCAGGCAGCAAGCGCATTTCTTTTTCCTTCTATAGCGGAAGGATTTGGCTGGCCCATTGCGGAAGCCATGTCAAGTGGCACCCCGGTGCTTACAACAGACGAAGCGCCTATGACCGAGGTCGCGGGCGGCGCTGCATTGTTTATCGACAGGCGACCATCCGACGAGCGAAAGGCCGAAGCCTGGGCCACCGATGCGGCAAAAGTGCTTGAAAAGCTATTGTCGTACAGCCCCGAAGAGAGATCAGGACTGATAGCCAAAGGATTAAAAAACGTCAAGCGATTTGACAGTAATATAACGATTGAAAAGATTGAAAAGATTTATCTGGCTGCGGCAGGAAACGCTGCAAAACATGTCTCACTTAACCTCAATTCCGATGTTTCAGCATGATATCAACGATTCTGATCCATACAAGCGCCCCGTATTTTCAGTAGGCAACAAAATTACAAGATTACTCTGGAAAGCGTCCTGGCTGCTGCTATGCGCGTGGACTCCTGCCCCTTTTCATGCCTGGCGGGCCCTCATCCTGCGCATGTTTGGTGCAAAGCTCGGTAAAGAGAATTTTATTTATCCGGATTGCAAAATTTGGGCGCCCTGGCTCCTGGAAACGGAAGATGTGGTCACCATCGGCCCCCATGTAGAGATCTATAATCCGGGAGGCGTTTACCTGGGACATCATTCCATTCTTTCACAACATGCATTTCTCTGTGGTGCCACGCACGATTACAACCGTCTTGATTTTACCTATATAAAAAAGAAGATCCACATCTCCCCCTATGCCTGGATCTGCTCAAAAGCCATCGTACTGCCGGGTGTACGCTGTGGAGAGGGAAGTGTCCTGGGTGCAGGTTCTGTGACATCGAAAAACCTGGAACCCTGGATGGTGTATACCGGAAACCCTGCCCAATGTATCAGACAACGCAATAATTTCCTCCTAGAAAATGAACTTGACCCATCCGTTTAACATGCTCTACGATCTCTGCATTGCCGGCAGCGGCCCGGCTGGTATCATTACGGGACTGGAATACAGCCGGCTCAATCCCGGCAAAAAAATCCTGATCGTAGAATACGGCCATGCCGGAAAAAATAACCGGAATTCGCTGGACGATTCAATCAAAGTCCATAACCATGTAAACCATTACAGTCCTTATGAATGCACCAACAAAGGACTGGGCGGCACCTCGGCCACCTGGGGCGGCAGATGCGTCATGTACGATGAAATTGATTTTATGGAACGCGGCGTCACTGGTGACGAATGCACCTGGGGAGTGGATATACTCAAAGACCTCACCCCGTATCTCCCCAAAACGGCCGAATACTTCGAATGCGGCGAGCCCGTGTTCAACCTGAACGAGATTAAGGAATTCAAGAACACGCACATTGCAGAAGGTTTTGAAGAAGGTTTTGTCACGGATTCGGTCATCGAGCGATGGAGCATGCCAACGCGGTTTGGGAAACGCTATGCCGGGCAGTTGAAAGCTTCGCGGGACATTCACATCCTGGAAGGTTACGAGTTCAGGGACTTCAAAGCACCGGACGAATCAGGTAAAGTGACTTCTGCGACAATCCGGAACGTGCTTACCCGGCAACGACTTGAAATCACTGCCATGAAGTTTGTCCTCGCATCCGGCGCACAGGAAACAACCCGCATATTACTCCGCAACAAACAGCTTTTTCGCAATCTGGATGCTGTTCCTGCTGCTTTGGGACATTATTACCAGGGCCACATTTCCGGAAAAATCGCCTCGGTTGTCTTCAACGGAAATCCGGATAAAACGGATTTTGGGTTTCTGAAAACACGGGATAACACCTATATCCGGCGACGGTTTCAATTTACCCCGGATTTTTTAAAAGAAAATAATTTATTAAACACGGCAATCTGGCTGGACAACCCGCTTTATTACAACCCGTTACACAGAAGCGGCGCCATGTCGTTCATGTATCTGGCCATGATCACGCCTGTTTTGGGCAAAAAGCTTGCGCCACCAGCCATTGCCCAGTCAATTACCAAAGGAAAAAGAACGGGTATTAACGGGCATATCCTGAACATTCTGCGCGAATTGCCTCATTCGCTCCTGACACCTGCCGCGATTTTTTACAAAAGATATTTACTCAAAAGAAAGCTCCCCGGCGTGTTTCTGTTTTCACCTGAAAATAAATATGCACTTCATTTTCACTCTGAGCAGGTGCCACACTACGAAAACCGACTGTATCTGGACGAAGACCAGGAAACGCTGCACGTTGACTATGCACTGACAGACGATGATATCAATTCAGTGATCAAAACACACCAGGCGCTGGACAGCTGGCTGCAAAAATGCGGATGCGGAAAACTCACTTACTGGTATGAAGAAGATCAGCTTTATGACGCAATAAAAAATATGTCCAGGGATGGCATGCACCAGTCGGGAACAACCAGAATAGCGGACAGCCCGCGAAAAGGCGTCGTAGATAGCAATCTGAAATTGTGGGGAACGAGCAATGTTTACGTTTGCAGCAGCTCAGTATGCCCCACTTCGGGCCAGGCCAACCCGACCTTTTTGCTCGGGGCATTTGCATGTCGCCTTGCCAAACACTTAATGACGAACTGATGAGAACAATTGAATTAGTCGAAGGGATTCAATCTTCCGTACTCGGATTGGGATGTGCGCCGGTGCTGGGATCCATCGATTCTAAAACATGCGGCAGGGCACTCAGCCTGGCCTTTGAACACGGCATAACACACTATGATCTGGCGCGGTCTTATGGCTTCGGCGATGCAGAAAAACTGGTGGGCAGGGTGTTTAAAAATAACCGGGACAAGATTGTGCTGACCAGCAAGTTTGGCATTAAAGCCGACTGGAAAGCCAGCTTGTTACGTCCCATGAAGCCGATCGTACGCATATTGCGAGGTTCAGAAAAAAAGCACGACGCCCATTTGCCCCCCAAGCAGGGCACTGGAAAAAGCGCTTCTGACCTGCTTTTTAAAAGAGTCGAGATTAACAGCATGGAAATGTACAAAAGCCTGGAAGAGAGCTTGAAAGCCTTGAAAACAGACTATCTCGATTATTTCATGGTGCACGAACCCTTGAAAAGCATTACCAATATAGACGAGATCAGCGAAATGGCCATGCGACTGAAAGCAAGCGGCAAGATCCGGGCATTTGGACTGGCATACATGCAATCTCAGAAACACTTGCATGAATCCTATTTTGACCGTTTTGACATTCTGCAATTCAACAGTCCGCCCGGCGTTACGGCTTATCGCAAGCTCGCGGAAGAGCGGTGGGGCGAACCGAACATTATCTTTTCACCTGTCCGGGGTGGAACCTGGGACATGAGCCCCGCGGAAAAGATCGAAAAGCTGATCCGGGATTTTCCTGAAAGCGTCATTTTATGTTCCATGTTCAGCGAATCCCACTTGAAAGAGAATGTCAAACTGGTCGGGTAAAGGCAGTGTCTACCCTCCCGCAATCAATTATTTTTAAAATGCAACCGATATGATTTCAGTCGTAATCCTCACTAAAAACGAAGAAAAGGACCTCCCGCTTTGTCTGGCATCGTTGAGATGGGCCAATGACGTTCACATCCTGGATTCAGGAAGCACCGACCGGACCATTGAGATTGGTGCTGCACATTGTGCAAAAATCTGGCATAATGATTTCGAAAGCTTCGGCAGACAACGGAATTATGCGCTGGACCATATTCATTTTCGCTACGATTGGATCCTGTTTCTGGACGCTGATGAAATTGTAACGGACGATTTCTTGGTAGAAATGAGGCTCGCAACCCTGACCGCAAGCAAGGATGTGGCCGGTTTTTATTGCTGCTGGAAGATGATGTATGAAAATCGGTGGCTGAAAAATTGTGACAATTTCCCCAAATGGCAGTTCCGGTTAATGCGAAAAGACCGTGCGCGTTTTAAAGATTTTGGCCACGGCCAAAAAGAAGATCAGGTCATTGGCAAGATCGAATATTTGAAAGAACCCTATCTGCATTACGGCTTTTCCAAAGGCTGGTCACACTGGATCAACCGCCATAACCGCTACTCAGACGAGGAAGCATTCAGCAGGATTAATGCCTGCCCGCCTTTCAAACATATGTTTTCCAATCATGCGAGTGAAAGAAATCCTGCATTGAAATCGTGGTTAAGCCGCCTGCATTTATGGCCGGTGATCCGGTTTACCCAAGCTTACTTGCTAAACCTGGGCTTTCTGGAAGGCAGGCCCGGACTTATCTATTGCGTTAACATTGCCTA
It includes:
- a CDS encoding glycosyltransferase, with protein sequence MKILFICPSLEEGSDGVGDYARRMSSEVIRAGHHASIIALNDTHLHPHHQERVQYDRGLAIRVLRLSSRLPWGERIVLAGNFIRLIRPDWISLQYVPYGFQKKGLPFGLGSSLKKITTGIPCHIMFHEMWVGITRLSPLKHKIYGFFQARIARDLVEKLNPKIITTSNRLYQLVLENKHIKAGILPLFSNISLMPKDDQFADSVYRQLGIAPHERQHHVVIGLFGSLYPGCDLESTIREQYLSALAVSKKLVFIAFGRIGAKEEYEKLKTQFESEVTFANLGELPEAKVSTMLQLLDKAISGTPRQHYGKSGVYAAMKLHRLEVLTSAWSSIPEYDREISDYNDFLEERPSEQWSTQFVSNEFLNMLVNSNAKATVPKLT
- a CDS encoding glycosyltransferase family 2 protein, which gives rise to MKISVCIPTYNQAAYVGLTIRSVMVQTLLPDEIIVSDDCSTDETWEILKKLATEIGIMSIIRQKSNKGLAGNTDDSLRAATGDYIVKLDSDDALFPDYIKTLSTLLTEHPQAGYAHAAVREIDHNGYAGEPRRLLRGAGFVTSENALKWALKGYRVAANILMFRREALEKAGYIQCRQDFAEDYFLSVCIAKAGYGNVYSPEILSAYRVWTDQGNVRKKRKLAEINGLNAVFNYALTPAFEQLSWDLKPVERAKQHFAITHSGCLSWDVYNQEEKRDLETAILQLSSTTATKFYIWSHKHGFGKVIELYQSSTATIKKYVKKLILTKPRTR
- a CDS encoding glycosyltransferase; this encodes MNIVFFSHPVFLGSISTQRYAKWLVDGMRERGHQVQLWIPEPQCFNIPGPANFKKWMGYIDQYILFPRQVKKLIKKQPKDTLYVLTDHSLGIWAPLIRDYNHIVHCHDFLAQFSAMGLIPENRNSWSGRKYQEMIRKGFLSAKNFISISEKTRDDLHILLGHRPAVSEMVYNGLVQSCKPSESPAEALSSLAAETGIELKNGYLLHVGGNQWNKNRKGVIEIYSKWRVKFTNQKPLLMIGPEPDDVIKKAHASSAYRDDIHFLVNKADSFVMLAYQAASAFLFPSIAEGFGWPIAEAMSSGTPVLTTDEAPMTEVAGGAALFIDRRPSDERKAEAWATDAAKVLEKLLSYSPEERSGLIAKGLKNVKRFDSNITIEKIEKIYLAAAGNAAKHVSLNLNSDVSA
- a CDS encoding GMC family oxidoreductase; its protein translation is MNLTHPFNMLYDLCIAGSGPAGIITGLEYSRLNPGKKILIVEYGHAGKNNRNSLDDSIKVHNHVNHYSPYECTNKGLGGTSATWGGRCVMYDEIDFMERGVTGDECTWGVDILKDLTPYLPKTAEYFECGEPVFNLNEIKEFKNTHIAEGFEEGFVTDSVIERWSMPTRFGKRYAGQLKASRDIHILEGYEFRDFKAPDESGKVTSATIRNVLTRQRLEITAMKFVLASGAQETTRILLRNKQLFRNLDAVPAALGHYYQGHISGKIASVVFNGNPDKTDFGFLKTRDNTYIRRRFQFTPDFLKENNLLNTAIWLDNPLYYNPLHRSGAMSFMYLAMITPVLGKKLAPPAIAQSITKGKRTGINGHILNILRELPHSLLTPAAIFYKRYLLKRKLPGVFLFSPENKYALHFHSEQVPHYENRLYLDEDQETLHVDYALTDDDINSVIKTHQALDSWLQKCGCGKLTYWYEEDQLYDAIKNMSRDGMHQSGTTRIADSPRKGVVDSNLKLWGTSNVYVCSSSVCPTSGQANPTFLLGAFACRLAKHLMTN
- a CDS encoding acyltransferase, which produces MKGLLSEFRLYLCNHWIKHIPSNRIRLWYYRNVMQFSIEKGSHIFMGCTFDSAKNLTIGRNSVVNANCRIDNRGTINIGENVSVSNEVCILTGDHDMDSEDFLGRDYPVSIGSYAWIGTRAMILPGVQVGEAAVVAAGAVVTRPVKPFDVVAGVPAKKIRERAFNKAFTYSNDYKRLFQ
- a CDS encoding glycosyltransferase family 4 protein codes for the protein MKVLVSHPTGNANVRAIAKGLAEAGNLHSFYTTIATFPDTTLDLLARLPGLSELKRRNFDPEIQARTHTYPWLEMGRMISNKAGFKSLTAHESGVFCIDKVYHSLDRYVASQLPGLQKSGLNVVYAYEDGALETFRQAKKLGITCVYELPIAFWETSRKLLLEEAARLPEWSETLAGGISDSEKKLQRKSMELDLADIIVTPGSFVADSLGTLALEKKLVVSPFGSPENNLSTKKTRRNNRPLRVLFAGSMGQRKGLADLFEAIKILDTDEIELVVLGSLLRELSFYRNKLTRFTYEPTRPHADVLTLMRSCDVFCLPSIVEGRALVIQEAMSQGLPVIITANTGGRDLVIDGGTGFEVPIRSPGAIAEKLRWFLDNTDQLDQMSINAQRHAASYSWAGYTNKIILEIEKYQKNCLANDSSQYVG
- a CDS encoding putative colanic acid biosynthesis acetyltransferase, translated to MFQHDINDSDPYKRPVFSVGNKITRLLWKASWLLLCAWTPAPFHAWRALILRMFGAKLGKENFIYPDCKIWAPWLLETEDVVTIGPHVEIYNPGGVYLGHHSILSQHAFLCGATHDYNRLDFTYIKKKIHISPYAWICSKAIVLPGVRCGEGSVLGAGSVTSKNLEPWMVYTGNPAQCIRQRNNFLLENELDPSV
- a CDS encoding glycosyltransferase family 2 protein, producing MLISICIPTYSRLEYLKQSVQSCLDQTYQNIEICVSQDPKKDGPDPDIMEWCQEQAQKLPFFTYNLNIGNLGLAGNWNECVQIASGKYMIIIGDDDILMPDFIQSLVDLLDSGHVDVAFSNQYFIDEKGQILHAYTEEANATYHRTNLPHGRISDAVSTVLNNSVPMSAALIRRDLLLQHNFDNSLNTPEFEVFLKIAVNGGIFVYHAEQLACYRVHSLAATSGGLTIDKLLRNVISIDVPAHYQKQKYEFVSSKLIPGINMSLRRGDKALALAFMNSPYYPKNKMHIRLAQAMISALPSWAIQRIL